From the Pseudanabaena sp. FACHB-2040 genome, the window AGCCTACAGAGTGGGCCGCTTATTTAAAACTTTATAAAAGGAGACACGCTAAATATCGCAGTATTCGCCTGACCCGTCAATGGAGATTCAAAGGTTCTGATCTACCTATCTAATCAAGATAGGTTTTCCTCTGCGCCTCCCCTTAAATGCAAAGCCTCATGCTCTTACCTAATGAGAACTTTTGCTCCACCAAAGCTAGAGAGTCAGCATATTTTTTATTGCCTCCCTCTGCCTTTCCCACCTCTCAAGAACCTCCCTTTTGCCCCCGACGTTTACCCGATCGCTTTGAGGAGCGATGGGCTGATCCGGGCTGAGTCTGATGGGTGCCAAAATATTTTTCACTGCGGTAGCGCAGCCAAACTCGCAACGCCTGGGGAACTTTGTCTTTTTGCTCCGGAGTTAGGGTGCTGTATAGCGCCAGGGCCTGCTCTCGCTCTTTACGGCAGGCAGCATTTTTGTGAGCATCCCATAGGCTACGAGCGGCTCTAATGCGGCGGCAGACCTCTTTAATGAGATCCTCGCCTTCCAGGGGACGATCTGGGATGGGCATAGTAGCGACCTCAGGTTTAAGCCAGGCTGCAGTGGAGGCAGCAACCATTTGAGTCTAAGCTAAGGGGTTGTGTCCTTACCAAGACAGGTTTGAAAAGTATGCAGGTTGCCACCTGGAACGTAAACTCGATCCGGATGAGGTTAAACCATGTGGTTGACTGGTTGCAGGCTCGACCGGTCGATGTGCTCTGCCTTCAAGAAACTAAGGTAGTTGATGAGCTATTTCCAGGTGCTGCTTTTGAGGCAGTGGGCTATCACCCCTATATCTATGGACAAAAAACCTACAACGGAGTGGCCCTGCTCAGCCGTCAACCGCTCGATGATGTCAAACTAGGGTTTGTCGGGGTCTTGGACCCGGTTGAAGTAGGAGATCTTGATGAGCAAAAGCGGGTTA encodes:
- a CDS encoding Precorrin-3B methylase encodes the protein MPIPDRPLEGEDLIKEVCRRIRAARSLWDAHKNAACRKEREQALALYSTLTPEQKDKVPQALRVWLRYRSEKYFGTHQTQPGSAHRSSKRSGKRRGQKGGS